A portion of the Paenibacillus sp. PvR098 genome contains these proteins:
- a CDS encoding SOS response-associated peptidase encodes MCDRFSLTTELHVLSHHFQIGEVHFAYKARSHIVPTQQVSVIIPAKEHRRLEEHRWGLVPFWAKDAVNADSAIIHEKPAYRKMFSKQRCVIPCNGFYVWESKGKNKKPIRIEMKDKRVFGMAGLYEIWKDARGREYRTCTVMTTVSNRLIYEYDERMPVILNERDIDAWLDPQMNGEPDFLQSLLKPYAPDRMKAYSELPRSRVIVGKEEELLIEEPPAKYAMIKK; translated from the coding sequence ATGTGCGATCGTTTTTCATTAACTACAGAACTGCATGTGCTATCCCATCATTTTCAAATAGGAGAAGTGCACTTTGCTTATAAAGCACGCAGCCATATCGTTCCGACGCAGCAGGTTTCTGTCATTATTCCCGCTAAGGAGCACCGTAGGCTGGAGGAGCATCGTTGGGGTCTGGTTCCGTTCTGGGCCAAGGATGCCGTCAATGCCGACAGTGCTATAATTCATGAAAAGCCGGCTTATCGCAAGATGTTTTCCAAGCAGCGCTGCGTTATACCATGCAATGGATTCTATGTTTGGGAGTCCAAGGGGAAAAACAAGAAACCGATACGCATTGAAATGAAAGATAAGCGAGTTTTTGGTATGGCCGGCTTATATGAAATTTGGAAGGATGCCCGCGGCAGGGAATATCGTACGTGTACGGTAATGACTACAGTATCAAACCGGCTGATCTATGAATACGACGAACGGATGCCCGTTATTCTGAACGAGCGTGATATCGATGCCTGGCTTGATCCGCAGATGAATGGAGAACCGGACTTCCTGCAAAGCTTACTTAAGCCTTACGCTCCAGACCGAATGAAGGCTTATTCCGAGTTGCCCCGAAGCCGCGTGATAGTGGGAAAAGAGGAGGAGCTGCTTATTGAGGAGCCTCCAGCTAAATACGCCATGATCAAAAAATAG
- a CDS encoding cytochrome c oxidase assembly protein — protein MNIDHIHHHGSAYTFELILALPFVLALVIYILAAGKSSSRHNAWPLYRTACWVFGVFCAAFAVVGPLANRSHMDFIAHMIGHVLLGMLAPLLLVLSAPMTLALRTLKVNSARRLSRMLKSWPVRILSDPIVASLLNVGGLWILYTTVLYGAMQQNIILHMLVHIHVFFAGYLFTVSMIYIDPTPHRTSFFYRAIVLVIALAGHGILSKYIYVHPPNNVPLPQAEAGGMLMYYGGDAIDLILISVLCYQWFRSTRPRKSFSMVSH, from the coding sequence ATGAACATTGATCACATTCATCATCATGGAAGTGCATATACCTTCGAGCTGATCTTGGCGTTACCGTTTGTGCTGGCATTGGTTATTTATATTCTTGCTGCAGGAAAATCCAGTTCCCGTCACAACGCATGGCCTTTATACCGTACTGCATGCTGGGTTTTCGGTGTTTTCTGCGCCGCATTCGCAGTTGTGGGACCCTTAGCTAATCGTTCTCATATGGACTTCATAGCGCACATGATCGGTCATGTGCTCCTTGGAATGCTTGCTCCACTCCTTCTGGTGCTATCTGCCCCTATGACTCTTGCCCTACGGACACTCAAGGTGAATTCAGCGCGACGACTTTCACGCATGCTGAAGAGTTGGCCAGTGCGCATTCTTAGCGATCCCATTGTGGCATCCCTCCTTAATGTTGGAGGACTATGGATACTTTATACGACTGTTTTATATGGGGCGATGCAACAGAATATCATCCTACATATGTTGGTTCACATTCATGTATTCTTTGCAGGATATCTCTTTACTGTATCCATGATTTATATTGACCCTACACCACATCGAACCAGCTTCTTCTATCGGGCAATCGTGTTGGTAATAGCTTTAGCTGGCCACGGAATCTTATCTAAGTACATCTATGTTCATCCGCCTAATAACGTACCCTTACCACAGGCAGAAGCTGGCGGAATGCTAATGTACTATGGCGGCGATGCAATTGACCTTATTCTGATCTCCGTACTTTGCTATCAATGGTTCAGATCAACCCGACCTCGAAAATCGTTTTCCATGGTCAGTCATTGA
- a CDS encoding DUF2243 domain-containing protein: protein MNAENLNSNDLTRSTYSSRNLWSGFLFGLGLVAFIDETIFHQLLHWHHFYDKSTTDLGLVSDGLFHAFSWFATIGSLFMFADLRRRNALWLTRWWGGVLLGGGAFQLYDGIIQHKLMRLHQIRYVDNVLIYDLIWNIIASVMVVIGTIIVFRNEANQTSQKES from the coding sequence ATGAATGCTGAAAACCTTAATTCTAATGATTTGACTCGCTCTACCTACTCATCCCGCAATCTATGGTCGGGCTTCCTGTTCGGACTTGGTTTAGTAGCCTTTATAGATGAGACCATTTTTCATCAATTACTGCATTGGCATCACTTCTATGATAAGTCCACGACCGATTTGGGGTTGGTCTCAGATGGTCTGTTTCACGCTTTTAGCTGGTTTGCGACCATTGGGTCGTTGTTTATGTTTGCGGACCTTCGTCGCCGAAACGCATTGTGGCTCACAAGGTGGTGGGGAGGTGTATTGCTAGGGGGAGGTGCATTTCAGTTATACGATGGTATAATCCAACACAAGCTGATGCGGTTACACCAGATCCGTTACGTAGATAATGTGCTTATCTATGACTTGATATGGAACATCATTGCCTCTGTAATGGTCGTAATCGGCACCATAATCGTATTTCGGAACGAAGCGAACCAAACTAGTCAGAAGGAATCCTGA